One Rhinoderma darwinii isolate aRhiDar2 chromosome 2 unlocalized genomic scaffold, aRhiDar2.hap1 SUPER_2_unloc_45, whole genome shotgun sequence genomic window carries:
- the LOC142677670 gene encoding phosphatidylinositol polyphosphate 5-phosphatase type IV-like, giving the protein MPFWKKSKKYHVSQIPDKGNLMGDIPTMEEPNISLQKFSVIKDMADEKSSDLSHSKYCDITSKNTKKSAFSLLTRLRSKNIRKRNFGSSAVIGARELDRYFPDRRLRLYVATWNMEGKDYPQNVEDLLLPSDDTKDIYVIGVQEGCPNRREWEIKLQETLGPHYVLYHSSGLGVLYLTIFVRRELIWFCSEVEHTHVTTRLFHHVKTKGALGVAFTVFGTSFLFINSHLRFGAVNKRIQDYKTITEGLRLPQIIPERINSNALDVTSRFDRVFWFGDLNFQLKEDRKNVESLLQKIQGKDMSSLLKHDHLNEAKNNGSIFLGFKEHTIDFLPTYKFDIGKDTYDTSAKQRIPSYTDRVLFKSQCEGDVRVLRYDSCPVLKTSDHRPVFGIFEVKIRPGSDE; this is encoded by the exons atgcccttttggaaaaaatctaagaaatatcacgtctcccaaattcctgataaaggaaatctgatgggagacataccaactatggaggagcctaacatctcgctccagaagttttctgtcatcaaagatatggcagatgaaaaatccagcgatcttagtcacagcaaatattgtgacattacgtcaaagaacaccaagaagagcgcattcagcctgctgacccgcctgcgctccaaaaatatccgtaaaag aaactttggcagcagcgctgtgatcggcgctagagaactggatcgctatttcccagatagacggttgagactatatgttgccacctggaatatggagggaaag gattacccgcaaaatgtggaggatctgctgttaccatcagatgatacgaaagacatttatgttattggcgttcaggaaggatgtccaaacag acgggaatgggagataaaattacaggagacccttggaccacactatgtattataccactcctccgggctcggagtcctgtatctcaccatctttgttcgacgggaactaatctggttctgctcag aggtagagcacacccatgtaacaaccaggctattccaccatgtgaaaactaaaggagccttgggagttgccttcaccgtctttggaacatcattcctttttattaattcacatctgagat ttggggcagtcaacaagaggatccaggactataaaaccatcactgagggtctccgtctgcctcaaattattccggaaagaatcaactccaatgcct tggacgtcaccagccgctttgatcgggtgttttggtttggagacctcaattttcaacttaaagaggacagaaaaaatgtggaatctcttctgcagaagatccaaggaaaagatatgtccagtctcctcaaacacgaccatctgaatgaagccaagaacaatg ggtccatatttctagggttcaaggagcacaccattgatttccttcctacatataaatttgacattggcaaagacacctatgatacatcagcaaagcagagaattccatcatatacg gacagggtgttgtttaaaagccaatgtgagggagatgtgcgagtcctgagatacgactcttgccctgttttgaagacctcagaccaccgacctgtttttggcatctttgaagtaaagatcaggcccggttcagatgagtaa